In a genomic window of Methanosarcina horonobensis HB-1 = JCM 15518:
- a CDS encoding type II toxin-antitoxin system death-on-curing family toxin: protein MEESDALISLIEILKIHQKVIDYDKFKDPDDYTPAIRSLATLELMFEYLIKESNTIFENAAIIVYTIVAKHPFFNGNKRTGYEAMNFVIEDAGYKFTSTDKEMIEFIIRVATTENEMSIEEIKEWIIRHTERT from the coding sequence TTGGAAGAAAGTGATGCTTTGATCAGTTTAATTGAAATTTTGAAAATTCATCAAAAGGTTATAGATTACGATAAATTTAAAGATCCAGATGATTATACCCCCGCAATACGTTCTTTAGCTACGTTGGAATTAATGTTTGAATATTTAATAAAAGAATCTAATACTATTTTCGAAAATGCAGCAATAATAGTCTATACTATTGTTGCAAAACATCCGTTTTTCAACGGAAACAAAAGAACTGGTTATGAAGCCATGAATTTTGTTATTGAAGATGCAGGATACAAGTTTACATCTACAGATAAAGAGATGATAGAATTCATAATTAGAGTAGCTACAACAGAAAATGAAATGTCAATTGAAGAAATAAAAGAATGGATAATTCGACATACGGAAAGAACATGA
- a CDS encoding chitosanase encodes MKIWMVLIFLLLMAVPCAASDKEAALQMTTALENSVIEMQFNYAENLGDGRGITFGCVGFCTGTYDGNILIKHYTELNPNNDLARFIPALDAIDSSSHTATAADRDGNPSVEGLDGFIEAVKGCDDPLFEQAQLDMLDKLYWDPAMKLAEGAGCKNALTKAFIYDMYVRHGPNGAQSIMKEAGSVGDDENAYLERLFQYRDSALKNEGLGDVDRDNGYKQVLEAGNIDLATPFTFEAHGDMFNISGDLGI; translated from the coding sequence TTGAAAATATGGATGGTTTTGATATTCCTCCTTCTGATGGCAGTACCTTGTGCCGCCTCAGACAAGGAAGCAGCCTTGCAGATGACAACCGCACTTGAGAACAGTGTTATTGAAATGCAGTTCAATTATGCGGAAAACCTGGGAGATGGTCGTGGAATTACGTTCGGCTGCGTTGGGTTTTGTACAGGGACATATGATGGGAACATTCTGATTAAGCACTATACAGAACTGAATCCGAACAATGACCTGGCAAGGTTCATTCCTGCCTTAGATGCTATTGATAGTAGTTCTCATACTGCTACTGCTGCTGATAGAGATGGCAATCCAAGTGTGGAAGGACTGGATGGTTTCATTGAGGCTGTGAAAGGATGTGACGACCCGCTGTTCGAGCAGGCTCAGCTGGACATGCTGGACAAATTGTATTGGGATCCAGCAATGAAACTGGCTGAGGGAGCAGGTTGTAAGAATGCTTTGACGAAGGCATTCATCTATGATATGTATGTGAGGCATGGTCCTAATGGTGCCCAGAGCATCATGAAGGAAGCCGGTTCTGTTGGGGACGATGAAAACGCCTACTTGGAAAGGCTGTTCCAGTACAGGGATTCTGCACTCAAGAATGAAGGCCTGGGTGATGTGGACAGGGATAATGGATACAAACAGGTATTAGAAGCGGGCAATATCGACCTGGCCACACCATTCACGTTTGAAGCACATGGAGACATGTTCAACATTTCTGGTGATCTTGGGATTTGA